The sequence below is a genomic window from Flavobacterium keumense.
TTTTGGAGATACTGATTTCACGATAACACCACCTTCAACAAGTGCCACAGGGGCTTTTAGTTATACTTCGAGTAATACTTCTGTCGCAACAATTACAGGAAATATCGTTTCAATTGTAGGAATAGGTTCTGCTACAATTACAGCTACACAAGCTTCAGATGCCAATTATCTTTCTGGTTCTACCACTATTTCGCTAATTGTGAACAAGGCGTTACCTACAATTAGTGCACTACCTGCTATTACGAAGACCTATGGCGATGCTAATTTTACAATAACAACACCATTAAGTAATTCAACAGGGGCGATTACTTTTTCATCAAGTAATACTAATGTGGCGACTTGTACAGGAAATACGATAACAATTGTAGGTGCTGGAACAGCGACTATTACAGCAAACCAAGCCGCAGATGTTAATTACGACCCAGGAAGTACTTCTTTTATACTAACAGTAAACAAAGCGCAGCCTACTTTGACCTCAATGTCTCCGATTCTGAAAACGTATGGCGACTCTAATTTTACGATTAGTTTACCAACGAGTAGCTCTTCTGGAACGGTTACGCTGTCTTCAAGTAATACTAGTGTGGCAACGAGTATAGGAAATACAATATCAATTGTAGGTGCTGGGACAGCTACCATCACAGCTACTCAAGCCGCTGATGCTAATTATCTTGCAGCTACTACCACGACCACTTTAACTGTTGCAAAGGCGACACCTATTTTAAGTAATTTTAATTCTATAAACAAAACTACAGATGATACACCATTTGTTATAACACCTCCTGTTAGTTCAGGCGGAACAGGATTAGTAACGTATACTTCTAGCAACCCAGCAGTGGCCACTATTTCTGGAAATACAGTAACAATTACGGGTTCAGGGGTGGCTATTATTACCGCAATTCAGGCTGCCGATGCTAATTATAACGCTCAAACAATTACAACTCAGTTGACCGTAGGAGTAGGAACAACTCAATCTCCAGTATTGATTTCACCGGCAACCAATACAACTGGAGCAACAACCTTACAAATTAACTATACCTTACCTGAATTCCCTTTATCGGGCTCTGTTAAATTGCTATTTACACCAACCGCTGGAGGAGCTCCTATTGTATGGACAATGAATAATGCTACTACTGCCAATTTTGCTTATGTAGTAGGAACAAACCCAACGACAATTGCTAATGTTGTTTCTGGTACAGCATTAAGTTTTGCAACTTATAATCTAACTTTAGCTTATCAGGATGCCTTTGCTAGTCCAGTGGCAAGTGTTACAAATACTAACATTCAAACCTTAGCTCCGCCGTCTGTAAGTTTGGCCCAAACTAATTTTAGCGGAGCTGTTGGGGAGACTTTAACCCCAATTAACATCCAAAATACTGGAGGGCCAAGCACTTACACTGTAACTCCAGCATTACCAGCCGGAATCATTTTAAATAGTACAAATGGGGTAATTTCTGGGCGTCCTACCGCTCCAATACCTACTACTTTGTTTACAATAACGGTGAGTAATGCGGCAGGTACAACAACTTTAAACTTTAGATTATTTATTGATCAAGATACAGATGGAGATGGTATTTTAGATGCTGTAGATACAGACGATGATGGCGACGGTATTTTAGATATATACGATGCTTTCCCAACGAATCGATTAGAATGGAAAGATTCTGATAGAGACGGAACCGGAGATAATGCAGACACCGATGATGATAACGATGGTATTTTGGACAATGCTGATGTGGATGTTAATGGAGATGGTATTCCAGATAATGGTGCTGATATGGATAGAGATGGAATTAACGATGATAACGACCCAGATAAAGATGGCGACGGCGTCAATAATATCTCAGATAACTGTCCAAATATTCCTAATAGAGACCAAGCCGATAGAGATCGTGATGGCTTAGGGGATGTTTGTGATACCATTGAATTGAATGTAACACAAGCCATAACACCTAATGGAGATGGTATTAATGATACTTGGGTAATTCATAACTTAGAGAACCATCCAGGCTCTATTGTTCGGGTGTTTAATGTTAACGGCACACAAGTGTTCTACTCTACTACGTATCGAAATGAATGGACAGGAAATTATCAAGGAAGCAGTGAGATGTTGCCAGTAGGTTCTTATTTATATCAAATTGATTTAGGTGGCGATGGCACTATTGATTCTCAAGGATGGATGTATATTACTAAATAAATTGATTATCCACAATAAAAACGTCCTTATTATATAAGGGCGTTTTTTATAGTACATTAATTTAAAGCACTTAATAAAATAGTTTACAATCAAATGTTGTTAATTCTACAGCAACTAGTTTAGGTAAATTTGTCAAAAAAAATATTTTTTTTGACAAATTATACATAAAAACAAATGGAAAATATAAGATTAATAGTATTTTTGTCAGCTAATTTAAAACACTTAATTATTCACCCCACAAATAATTTCTTTATGAAGAAAAAATTACTTTTTTCAAAAAACTCAGTTAGAAACTTTTTTCTTACATTAGTTTTTTTATTTTCAAGTATTACGTATTCTCAAGATGTACTAGTTATTTTTGGTTCAACTTCTGGACCAGATTTAACTACAGCAACAAATTTAGCAACTAGATTGCGCAATTTGAATGTTTTTAATTCCGTTACGGGTGTACATTTAAATTCAACTACTCAATCTCAATTTACTTTGAGTTATTTGAATCAATTTGATGCCGTGATGATAGCAACAAATGCAGGATATTCAGCTTCTTGGGGATTTGATGCTACACTAAGGGATTATGTAAATGCAGGAGGAGGAGTTGCAGTTATGATGTTTGCAAATGCCTCTATACCATTAGGGAATAATTGGCCATATAAAGTTTTGATTCCAGCATCTCAATCAAATGGACCAACTTCTATTGGAGCAGTTCAATTGCCGGATCATCCCGCATTAAAGTTTCCATATAATATTAATACTTCTACATGGAATATAGGAAGTACTTTTAGTTCAACTGGAACAACTTTGGCTTCTGGTGCATATTCAATTTTTAAATTTTCAGATGGGCGTCCAGGTTTACAAGCTCTTGAAAATGTGGGAACATCTGGATATGGAAGGGTAATCGATTTAGCAATTTGGCCAGATTATTCAAGTGGATATTATGCTAACGGTGATAAATTAATAGCCAATGTTTTAACTTGGTTAATGGGTACAATTCAAATCTCGCAAACAGGAAATTGTATTACCTCTAATCAATCTACATTTAATTTTATTGATAATAATAGCAGCAACCCAGTTGTAAGTTACTCATGGAATTTCGGGGATGGTACTACGTCTACTTCTGCTACACCAACTAAAGTATACAATACTGTAGGCAACTTTATTGTAAATGTTACTGTAACAAGGCAAAATGCTCAACAACAGACTTATGGGACTAGTTTAACAATATATGATTTACCTTCAACAGCAAATGCAGGTAGTGATGTTACTTTAGCAACAGGAACAACATCTACAACTTTGACACCTACAGCACCTACGTCAGGAATAGGCACTTGGACTAGAGTTAGTGGCCCTAATACTCCTACTTTATCTCAAACAAATAATATTGCAACATTATCAGGATTAACTAACGGTTCTTATGTGTATCGTTGGACAGTGACTAGCGGTACTTGTACAGCGTCTGTAGACGAAGTTAATTTAACAGTTGGAACCCCTTCTTCCGTTCTAACTTCTTCTGTAGCCTCTTTAACAGGTTTTTCAACTTGTACAGGGACTGCTTCTGCCGATCAATCGTTTACGGTTTCAGGGACTTTATTAACAGGAAACGTTACTGTAACCGCGCCAACAGGTTTTGAAGTTTCGTTGTCAAGTGGGACAGGCTTTGGATCATCGGTTACTATTCCTGCTTCAGGCACTTTGGCTGCTACCACCGTGTATACACGATTAGTGTCTACGGCTACAGCTGGAGCAAAGAGCGGTAACATTACCGTAGCCTCAACAGGAGCTACTACACAAAATGTAGCAGCATCAGGAACCGTTAATACGGCAGCATTGTTAGGGATTCAAAACTCTTTATGTGCAAGTCAAGGATTGTATTGGTCCACATGGAATACCGTTAATGCAACCACTGCTTCGGGTAAAATAGGGAATGTTAACGTAATGGTAACTCATTCAGCAGGAGGTTTGTCTACAACATCTTCCATGTTTAATCACAACTCGTTTCCAGCACAATATAGTGTGCCTAACGGAGCAACACTTCGTAATGACTTAGCAGGTACTTTTACGTTTACATTTGATCAGCCAGTAAATAATCCTCAGGTCGCTTTTTCAAGTATTGGTAATCCAACTACTCCAGTAGGTCTAACCACGTCTGTTCCGTACCAAGTGATTTGGAACGGTTCAGGAATGACTTATAATTCAAATACTACTTTGACGGGTCAAGAAGGATTTACCATAGTAAAATTTCCAGGAACACATACTAGTATAACGATTCAATACGATCAAAACGAAACGTATGCTAATATTGCTTTTGGGGCTGAGAATTTCAACTGTTCTACTCCTACAGTTTGTGCGGGACAACCAATAACCTTAACAGCTAGTAACGGGTCTAGTTATCAATGGTCCCCAAATACAGGATTAAGTGCTACTAATACAGCACAAGTTATTGCAACCCCTACTAGTACCACTACTTATACAGTAATAGATCCAACAAATTCTTGTGCAACTCCTGTTTCTGTAACTATCAATGTAAACTCATTGCCTTCGGCTCCAACAGCTGCTGCTACACAATTATTTTGCCCAGGAGCAACGGTAGCAACTTTGCAAGCTACTCCTACCGCTGGAGATACTATTCAGTGGTATGCGGCATCAACTGGTGGAAGCGCTTTGGCAAGTACAACTGCGTTAGTTGCCGGAACTACTTATTATGCACAATCGGTTAATAGTAATGGCTGTGGTAGTTTAAGAACTCCTGTGGTTGTAGCGACTAATAATGCACTTCATTTAGACGGTGTAAACGACAGAGTAGACTTAACTTCAAACAGTATACAAGACGGAGCTACAGCCTTCACTATCGAAGCTTGGATTAAGCCAGACAATTCTAACTGGGATGGTCAATATCATGCTATTTTTGGTAAACAAGGTAATACTTCAAGAAATCCTTCTTTTTATTTAAAAGATGGAAAAATCCATATAGATTCTTATGAAGATGGAACAAATACTCGTTTCGATCTTTTAACAGATCAGGCTTTAATTTCGAGAAACGTATGGAGTCATATTGCTTTAGTTAAGGAAGGAACAATATTTAAAGTATATGTTAATGGAAATTTAGCAGCTACGACACCAGCGCCAAATGCAGTGAATGTCGTAGGAACTTATCAATTAGGTTTCATTGATAATTACTATGCAGGATTATTAGATGAAGTTCGTTTTTGGAACGTTTCAAGAAGCCAAAGCGACATTCAATCTACAATGAACGTTCCATTGTCTGGAACTGAAACAGGATTGGTTGATTATTTCAATTTTAATCAAGGGGTTATTGGAGGAACTAATTCAAGTATTACTTCTTTACTAGATAATACCTCAAATATTAATAATGGGACTTTAGTTAATTTTGCTTTATCAGGAAACACTAGTAACTATGTGTCTGGTTTCTTCCCACAAATAACAGGCCCAACTACTTTGGTTGCACAAAATACGATTACATTAGCTCACCCTATTTCAGGAGGTACATGGACATCGGCTTCTACCGGAGTAGCTACGGTTAATGCTAGTACTGGAGTAGTTACTGGAGTATCAGGAGGAACAGTAGTAATTACATATACTTATTGCAATCAAAGTACTACTTATACTGTTACAGTAAACGCTTTACCAACAATATCAACGATTTCGAATCAGATTTTATGTGCAAATCGTACACCTAGTCCTGTTCAGTTTGTGGTAGGTGATTTGGAGACTCCGTTGGCCAACTTAGGTATTTCGGTAACTTCGTCAAATGCGACCTTATTACCAATATCTAATATTAGTTTTTCTGGCACAACAGGAGCAAGAACGATGAATTACACTACCGTTTCAGGAGAGTTTGGCACTTCGACAGTTACTATTACTATTAATGATTTAAATGGAGGAGTAACCTCACAGACTTTTACGGTTCAGGTGGATCCAGATAAGATAGCTACTTCATCGGGAGCAATTACGCTACAAGCGGGTACCCCAATTGTAGTAGACTCTGATTTGGGGGTTAATGATACCAATACGATTAATGGCGCTATGGTATTAATTAGTGGCGGATTTGTTTCGGGTGACGTTTTAACTTATACAGGATCACTTCCAAGTGGTGTGAGTCAAAGTTATAATTCGAGTACAGGGGTATTAACTTTTACAGGAAACATGACTCCTTCAGAAGCTCAGTCGATATTACGTGCTGTTACTATTAACACTACTTCAAATAATCCACAAGACAGAACGGTAACTTTTACCTTAGGTTCAGCCTTGCCTTTTGTAGAGAATAATCACTTTTATCAGTTTATTACTGCCCCAGGAATTAGTTGGACAAATGCAAAAGCAGCCGCTGAGCAATTAACCTTTTTTGGTATGCAAGGTTATTTAACTACTGTAACTAGCGCTGCTGAAAATCAATTTGTTCGTTCAAAGATTCAAGGACAAGGTTGGATGGGCGCAAGTGATGAGCAAACAGAGGGCGTTTGGAAATGGATGACAGGACCAGAGGCAGGTCAACAGTTTTGGCAAGGACGAAGTAATGGTTCAGCTGTAGGAGGGTTTTACAATAATTGGTACCCAGGCGAACCAAATGATTATGGCTCAGGCGAAGATTATGCTCATTTTGTAATCGATGGTACTTGGAACGATTATCCATTATCATTGGGTGGTATTCAAGGATATGTAGTAGAATTCGGAGGTTTAGGAAACGATCCATGTATCGTTTTATCAGCTAGTAAGACTGTAAATGTTGTGGTAAATGTAGCCCCAACTAATATTACATTAAGTTCAAGTTCAATTAGTGAGAACAATGCTGTAGGAGCTGTTATAGGTACTTTAAGTAGTACTGATGCCGATGCGGGAGATACTCACAGTTATACTTTAGTAAGTGGTAATGGTAATACAGATAACGCAAGTTTTACAATTGTTGGAAACCAATTAAAAGCAGCAGAAGCTTTTGATTATGAACTTAAGAATAGTTATAGTATTAGAGTAAGAACAACTGATGCAGGAGGTTTGAATTTTGAAAAAGTATTTACAATAACGATAAACAATATAAATGAAACTCCTGTTTTGAGTGTGTCTCAAAATAGTTATGTAGGAGTTGTTTCAGTTGCCTTTACTACCATTACGGTTTCAAATGCAGGAGGTCCGGTTACTAATTATTCAATTAGTCCGGCTCTACCAACAGGTTTGTCGTTTAATACAACAACTGGAGCTATAACAGGAACCCCTAGAGTAGCTATGGCTACACGTAGTTATACCATTTCAGGAACCAACTCAGACGGAACCGGAACAGTAACCTTTAATTTATTTATAGATCAAGATACTGATGGCGATGGAATATTAGATTCTGTTGATACAGATGATGATGGGGATAGTGTTTTAGATGTTAACGACGCCTTTCCGTTAGACAGAACGGAGTGGTTAGACACGGACCGAGATGGTATTGGGAATAATGCTGATACAGATGATGACAATGATGGCATCTTAGATACTTGTGATGCTGATGTAAACGGCGATGGTATACCAGATAATGGTACTGACATGGATTCAGACGGGATCATTGATAGTTGTGATCCAGATAGGGATGGAGACGGAGTGAATAATACTTCAGATAACTGTCCAAACATACCAAACAGAGATCAAGCTGATAGAGACCGTGATGGATTAGGAGATGTTTGTGATACAGTTGAACTTAACATTGCAGAGGGTATTACACCAAATGGAGATGGTATTAATGACACTTGGGTAATTTATAACATTGAGAACCATCCAGGATCTATTGTTCGTGTATTCAACCCAAATGGAGCTCAAGTATATTACTCGGCTAATTATCAAAATAATTGGTCAGGAAATTACCAAGGCAGCAGCGAAATGTTACCAATAGGCTCTTATTTTTATCAAATTGATTTATCAGGAGATGGTACTATTGATGCTCAAGGATGGATATATATTACAAAATAATAAGTATTAAAAGAATAATAAATAAACGATGAAAAAAATTCACAATATATTAGCGACAGCACTACTTTTTGTAAGTAGTGCTGTTATGGCACAACAAGAGAGCGTTTATAGTTTTTACCGTCAACATATGAATTTAGTTAATCCAGCTTATGTAGGGATGGATAGTATAACGGTAGCAACCACCACCTTACGAAAGCAATGGACAGGTATTGCCAATGCACCCGAGACTCAGGCCGTGTCCTTTGGGACTACATTAGGAAAAAAAGTGGGTTTTGGAGTAACTGTTATTAGCGACAAAACCTTTATAGAAAAACAAACCTATGTTAGTTTGGATTTTTCCTATAAGTTAAAAATGAGTGAGACAGCAGATGTATATTTTGGTATAAAAGCAGGAGGGAATTCATACAATGTGAATACCTCGGGCTTAGAGATGTACAATGTACAGGCCGACCCAGCTTTGGCTTCGATAAGTACCTTCAATCCTAATGTTGGAGTAGGAGCTTTATATAAAGAAGGCGACTTGTATGTATCGTTATCTATTCCAAGATTATTGAATTCTAAACGTGCTACTAACGATGATGGTTATGCTAGTGTAGCTACTGATAGTCCACACATCTATTTAAGTGGAGGATACGATATTCCATTGAGTGGGGAGTTTTCTAGATTAATTTTAAAACCTTCAGCGATGTTACGTTATGTCAGTGGTGCCCCAACCTCGTTAGATCTTACAACGATGTTACAAATAGACAAAACCTTTGAAATAGGAGGAATGTATAGAACAGATAAAGCCTATGGGGCTATGGCAACTGTAGTAATTAGTAATAGATTACAATTTGGATTTGCTTATGAGATGAGCACCCAAGCCTCATTAGCCGCTGCTAGAAATACTAACGAAATGCTTTTACGATTTAAATTTTAAGTCGATAGTCAACAATCAATGTTATTATTTGGAGCCACGAATTAGCGAATTTTAAAATTCACCAATTCGTGGCTATTAATATCTAGTTCAAAATTTGTTGATGCTTATTGGTCATTGCGATCGAAGTGATGCAAACATAACATTCCAAGTTCAACATTCAAATTATGTAGATGCTGAACTAAATTCAGCATGACAAGTATTAGGTTGAGTTCTTACTTCGTATATCGTACCTCGTATATCGTATATTACTTCGTATATTGTATATCGTACCTCAATCTATTCTTTTAAAAAAAGAGCTTTTAATTCGGTGGCATCGTTGGGTTTCATTTTGCCTGCTAAAACCAAACTTAATTGCTTGCGACGTAATGCGGCATCAAAACGCTGTTGTTCTAATTCGGTTTGAGGAATAATTGGCGGAACCTCAACAGGTTTTCCGGTAGCATCAACAGCAACAAAAGTATATATCGCTTCCATTGTTTTGGTTCTATTGCCAGAGGCACGGTCTTCAATCCAAACGTCAATATAAATTTCCATAGAACTATTGAATGATCGGGATACTTTGGCCTCAACGGTTACTACGCTTCCTAGCGGAATGGCTTTGGTAAACGCCACATGGTTCACAGAAGCAGTCACACAAATATTTCTCGAATGTCGTTGCGCTGCAATACTCGCCGCTCTATCCATTCGGGCTAACAATTCTCCTCCAAAAAGATTATTCAAGTGATTGGTTTCACTTGGTAAAACTAAGTCGGTTAAAACAGTTAAAGAATCTGAAGGGTATTTAGGTGTCATCATAACTATTAATTAAGCCAATACACGGCCATTACTGCCGGGATAAAATAAATCACGATAGTTCTTGCGCCATCATAGTCTTTGGCTAAACGTTGTCCTACTAAAAGCATCAATAATGTGATACAAGAAAAAACAGCACCATAATATCCAAAAAGTCTGCCGCTACTCAACAGTAATTCTATCGCGCCAACAGCACATAATATAGTTGAAATTAATTCTAAAATTAACACATGTAATAGGGCCAAAGGGACATGATTTTTTAATTGAGTTTTTGCAAAATGTTCTTTTAGCCAAGCTATATTATCTTTCCAATAAAAGAGCTTGTCGTAACCAGATTGTAGAAAGGTGATAGCCAAAAAAACTAAAATTAAAATAGATGCAGTATTATTCATAGTTTTATTTTTTATGGATTAAACGGGTTAATTTTATAGATAAATCGGTAAGTATAATTTTAGCATTTCCATTGCGTTCAATATGATACATAGCATCAGACAATTCATTGAAAATGTCCTGTATGTTATTTCCATTTACAAAAGGAGCAAAGTTAGCTAATTGGAATTTTTCAACCTTAGGTTCTAAATATACTAAGCTTGGAGTTTCATAATTAAGTAATAATGCTTGTCGAAACATTTCAATACAGAATACTAAAAACTTCTTTTGTGTTTCTCTACCTAAACCAGCAATTTGTTCACTCCATTGAATTAAATCTTGAATTGCAGCAGCATTTCCTTTGGCTTTAAAAGCGGCACGAACCCAAGTGACAAACCATTCATCAAAAGGAAATTCATCGTCTTCATTTTTACATAAATGCAAGGCTTTATTGTAATTTCCTTGTGCTTGATGTGCTATAGTTGCGGCTCGTTTATGATCTATTTTGTTGTTGATTACCAAAGCCTCAGCAATACAGCTTTCTGACAATACGCCAAAATGAATTACTTGACATCGAGACCGTATCGTTTGAATGATGTCTTCTTCTTGTTCAGAAATGAGGATAAAAACGGTTTTTTCAGGTGGTTCTTCTAGTAATTTCAGCAATTTATTAGATGCCTCTACATTCATTTTATCGGCCATCCAGATAATCATTACTTTATAACCTCCTTCATATGATTTTAGCGACAATGTCTTTACAATATCGCTAGCATCTTCTACTCTAATCAGACCTTGTTTGTTATTGACGCCAAGCGTGGTGTACCAATCAAATAACCCGCCGTATGGATTTTGAAGCACAAATGCTCTCCAATCTGAAATGAAATCAATGCTTTTGGGTTTGTTTTTTACATCTTCTGTACTGACAGTTGGGTATATAAAATGTAAATCAGGATGCGAAATTTTATCAAACTTGAGGTTGCAGGATTCATTTTCGCCCCTATTTTCTCCATTAGAATTGCTACACAAAATGTATTGTGCATAAGCAATAGCCATTGGGAGTGTGCCACTACCCTCTGGCCCTACAAATAATTGAGCGTGTGGAATCCTACCCAAGTTAGCACTTTGGGTCAAATGACTTTTAATATATTCTTGTCCTAAAATTTCTGAAAAAAGCATAAAGCAAAGATAACAGAAAAAGGAAGATTTGAATCTTCAATTTCAAGGAATAAAGATGAAATACAACAAAAAATAATAAAGAATTGAACAATATAGTAGCTGTAGAATTAAAAAAAAACAGATAAAACTTGCTTTTTATATTTAAATATATAATTTTGTTTTTGGTTAATCACCCGTTAATCTTTAAATATTCCAAATCTATGAAAGCAAAATACCTTGTTTTAAGTTTCTTCTTTTTTACTGCTGGAACTCTGTTTTCTCAAAACAAAAGTGTTCCTAAAAGTATTATCAAACAAAACGCATCTATTCTTAAATTCTACGACAAAAAAGAATTACAAAGCATGCAAAAAGGACAACTTTTAGTGCTTTATGTAGAACGGACCAAGACCCTTATAAAAACCCTTCCGTATATTGCCCTTGCTTCAAAACCAGGAGTCACAATGGTCGATTTAGGCATTCCATTTACGTCGGAGAATATTAGTCTGTTAGACACACAACACGATGCAACAGATAAATTTCTTGATATTACGACTGAGTTTCAAAAAGGAATGTTGCCGTATTCAGACAAAGAAAGTCTAATTAAAGCGATTCTTTTTTATGAGAGTGTGTTGAAACAAATGCATGAATTAAACGAACAAGAATAATAATTCATCATTTAATTTCTTACTCTAAATAGAATTTAAGATTTCTTTTAGGGAATTTTCAAATAAAATAAATCTGCACCGAATATGAAAAAGACCATTTCGATAGTATTTCTTTTTTTACTAACTATTTCCTCTTTTGCTCAACAAGAAAAGGGTATAACAGGTTTTGAGAATTGGCTAAGTCCATGGACTGATTTTAAGCCCATAAAAACGGAATATAATGAACCTAATCAAATTTTGTCTGGAACAATTTCAACTAATGCAAAATTATTGAAAAAGCACACGTATTTACTATTGGGTAAAGTATATGTAACCAACAATGCATCTTTAACTATAGAACCAGGCACTGTAATTATTGGAGATTATGAATCAAAAGGAGCCCTAATTATTACCAAAGGAGCCTCTTTAATTGCTGACGGATCTCAAACAGACCCAATTGTTTTTACTTCTAACAGGAGTGTGAAAAAATCAGGAGATTGGGGAGGAGTAATAATTTTAGGAGACGCTCCCATCAATAGATTAGGAGGAGTAGCTTCTGTCAACCTTGACTCTAATGGAGTCTTGACCTCTTTTGGAGGAAATAACAGTTCCAGTAATTCGGGAATTTTAAGATACGTTCGTATTGAGTTTGCTGGCGCAAAGAGCAAAGAATATGGCGAATTTAATGGACTTTTACTTGCAGGTGTGGGAAGCAAAACAATTTTAGAAAATATTATGGTAAGTTATGCCACAGGAGATTCTTTTGAGGTGTTAGGTGGAGAGGTAACGCTTAAAAAAGCAATTTCGTACCGTTGTAGCAAAGATGACTTTAAATTTAATTATGGAGCACAAAGTATTCTTGATAATTCAATCGCTATTCGATCCCCTTTTTTAACTAATAATTTAGGATCACGTTGTTTGCATGCTGTTTCTTATGACAAAAGAGATGAAGTAGATTTTTCGAAAAAAATGACTAAAGTATTGGCAACTAATATCACTTTGGTAAACAACAGTCAAGATATTCGCAATGATGTTAATACTGGACTAGTAAGAGAAGCCATTTATGTA
It includes:
- a CDS encoding ATP-binding protein — encoded protein: MLFSEILGQEYIKSHLTQSANLGRIPHAQLFVGPEGSGTLPMAIAYAQYILCSNSNGENRGENESCNLKFDKISHPDLHFIYPTVSTEDVKNKPKSIDFISDWRAFVLQNPYGGLFDWYTTLGVNNKQGLIRVEDASDIVKTLSLKSYEGGYKVMIIWMADKMNVEASNKLLKLLEEPPEKTVFILISEQEEDIIQTIRSRCQVIHFGVLSESCIAEALVINNKIDHKRAATIAHQAQGNYNKALHLCKNEDDEFPFDEWFVTWVRAAFKAKGNAAAIQDLIQWSEQIAGLGRETQKKFLVFCIEMFRQALLLNYETPSLVYLEPKVEKFQLANFAPFVNGNNIQDIFNELSDAMYHIERNGNAKIILTDLSIKLTRLIHKK